The sequence below is a genomic window from Chondrinema litorale.
AATCTCTCTTTCTCTTTGTGTCAAAATATAATCTTTAAAACAGTATTTTCTTCTTGATACTGTATTGTTCTCTCTTCCAAAATATTTTCTACCTTCTAGGAGTAGCTCAATAGCTTTTAATAATTCAACTTCTTCTTCACTTGCTTTGATAAATCGATGTTGTCTCATAACTCAAAGCTATCCATTTTTTAAATACTTTATTTCTTTTTTGTATTTACTTTACTACTACTAGTTGTTTTATCTTTTTATACCTTTTTAATACTTTATGTTGTTTTAGTGCTTCTTAACTTATTGATTATTAATACTTAAACCTTAAGTAAAGCTACTGTTTGGGTGTAAAATAATACAGTATGGGTGTGACAAAGCTACAACTTGGCTGCTAAATACATCTATTTGGGTGTTAAATGCTTCACTTTGAGTGTATAGCTACAATATGGGTGTAATGTCCAAAAATAACCTTTTGATATACATTAGCACGTCAAGTTTCGATAAAAAAGGAGCATTATATTTAAGTGACGAAACTTATTTAATAATGCTCCAGATAGATATCAGTAAAACCGATGCATCTATAGCAAATATGCAAAGAAAATCACATAAATCACCAATAGTGCGTAATAGGATCCATACTATTTGGCTATTATATCAAGGATACAAGCGCGGTGATTGTGCAAGGATACTCGGTCTACGCGCCAGTTTGCAACCGCATACTATAACATCCTACATTAGGCTATATAATCAGGGAGGCCTAGATGCACTTTGTACCTTGAATTACAAGAAACCCGTCTCGGCAATGGAGGCTTATTCTGACAAAATAAAGGATGCCATCGACTCTTTGTTGCCGGATAGTATATCAGCAATCAGGCAGTGGATAAGTGATAATCTAGGTATTGAAAGAAGTCTACACAGGGTCAGAGTATTTATTAAGAAACTTGGTATTAAGCGTAGAAAGGCAAGACTTTTTCCTGGTAGTAAAAATATAGATGAGCTTATTGATAAACAAGAGGCATTCAAGGATGACATCCTGTTTCCTCTACTAAAAAATAGCCTCTCAGAGGAGATAAACATGATTTTTATGGATGCTGCACACTTTGTAATGGGAAGTTATAACCGCTATATCTGGAGCAAGGAACCACGATATAAGTCTACTTCCCATGGCCGGTATCGTATAAATGCCATAGGAGGTTTGGATATAAAAAACAGACAGATACTTACCCTGTACAACGATACTACAGTTAAGGCACAAATAATCGCAGAATACCTGAAGTGGCTAAGGAACAACCATTATCTGGAGCTGAACAAGAGACTCTATA
It includes:
- a CDS encoding response regulator transcription factor, with product MRQHRFIKASEEEVELLKAIELLLEGRKYFGRENNTVSRRKYCFKDYILTQREREIVRLISRGDTSPEIGEKLSNSKHTVLTHRKNTLSKLNLKNGSQLVRYAINWGGG